A single window of Lytechinus variegatus isolate NC3 chromosome 8, Lvar_3.0, whole genome shotgun sequence DNA harbors:
- the LOC121420130 gene encoding fibropellin-1-like, translating into MSSNILGFYLLLASVSMLCICIDGLTFCDDNTDCRNGGVCSSMNVCECTPTWTGPTCESPNPCGSSPCLHGGTCEANGGNYTCLCRTPHKGTNCEYLAASSSCDPTPCVAGECIDDLNGNVYCECTPFTTGAFCERTPNCSNRDPCRHGGVCVDGQTANDSSSCDCNND; encoded by the exons atgtcATCCAATATTTTGGGGTTCTACCTTTTGTTGGCATCAGTTAGCATGTTATGCATCTGCATAGATG GTTTGACTTTTTGCGATGACAACACGGATTGCAGGAATGGAGGCGTTTGTTCATCTATGAATGTGTGCGAGTGCACCCCCACCTGGACGGGGCCTACATGTGAAT CTCCCAACCCGTGTGGAAGCAGTCCTTGTCTGCATGGGGGTACTTGTGAGGCCAATGGTGGGAATTATACATGTCTGTGTCGAACCCCTCATAAAGGAACCAACTGTGAAT ATCTAGCTGCGTCTTCCTCTTGTGATCCGACTCCATGTGTGGCGGGGGAGTGCATCGATGACTTGAATGGCAATGTGTATTGTGAATGTACACCATTTACCACAGGAGCTTTCTGTGAAC GAACCCCAAACTGCAGCAACAGAGACCCATGCCGACATGGCGGTGTGTGTGTGGATGGACAGACTGCTAATGATTCATCATCATGTGACTGTAACAATGACTGA